Proteins encoded together in one Desulfosporosinus meridiei DSM 13257 window:
- a CDS encoding BON domain-containing protein, with protein sequence MRNSRSEQDILQDIKKLIQTHFGESAQGIHVEVKGDRATIWGTVDSLVEKDFFGSRIARIAGIKELDNSLTVANDGKILDKDIERDIIERFQGSNYEDIARLGCRVSRGIVTLLGHLDNQSAERFAKRLASQIRGVKEIRSEIQFLEKAVDDATLVNRVETAFVESPWVDAHEIKTEARNGLITLTGLVDTQEAMEWAVDTAYKVSGVKAVVSEIYTRHQSQGDDLWLTEQLVSKLGQHRLNSGQIRAFVKGGIAFLTGEVYSDEDREWAEKIIHHIPEIHEVNNSIKVAAHSSK encoded by the coding sequence ATGCGAAATTCACGTTCTGAACAAGACATCCTGCAGGATATTAAAAAACTTATTCAGACTCATTTCGGAGAGAGCGCTCAAGGTATACATGTTGAGGTGAAAGGGGATCGAGCGACAATCTGGGGAACAGTAGACAGCCTTGTTGAAAAAGATTTTTTTGGAAGTAGAATAGCAAGGATTGCTGGGATTAAAGAACTGGATAATTCGCTGACAGTAGCCAATGACGGGAAGATCCTGGATAAGGATATTGAAAGAGACATTATTGAACGTTTCCAAGGGTCTAACTATGAGGATATAGCACGCTTAGGGTGCCGAGTTAGCCGAGGTATTGTTACTTTACTGGGACATTTAGATAATCAAAGTGCCGAGCGATTTGCCAAACGTCTGGCTTCACAAATTAGAGGGGTTAAAGAAATTCGCAGTGAAATTCAGTTTTTAGAAAAAGCTGTAGACGACGCTACATTAGTCAATCGTGTTGAAACTGCTTTTGTTGAGTCACCTTGGGTAGATGCCCATGAGATTAAGACTGAGGCCCGTAATGGATTAATTACCCTAACCGGTCTTGTCGATACTCAGGAAGCAATGGAATGGGCGGTTGATACCGCCTATAAAGTGTCTGGAGTAAAGGCAGTAGTTAGCGAGATTTATACTCGGCATCAATCTCAAGGAGACGATCTGTGGTTAACAGAACAATTAGTTTCTAAGCTTGGCCAACACCGTCTAAATTCAGGGCAAATACGCGCTTTTGTTAAAGGCGGGATCGCCTTTTTAACCGGCGAAGTTTACTCCGATGAAGATAGGGAATGGGCTGAAAAGATCATTCATCACATTCCGGAAATTCACGAAGTTAATAATTCAATAAAAGTGGCCGCACATTCAAGTAAATAA
- a CDS encoding potassium channel family protein: MVRRVWIAFIALLITIIIGTAGLVITEHLTISRAIYLTVQTVTTVGFGDIQAQTEAGHIFLIFLMLSGAGAMLYFAGQLMAFLIEGQLAGVYWRRKMNKKIEALEDHVIVCGAGRVGRQVVYRLRKEGAQCVVIEQKEELANELIAEGFLVINSDATHDETLNKAAISKAKGLISALPEDSLNVFVTLTAKGLNPNINVVARMDQPESEKKLLRAGADKVISPATLSGWRMAMSILKPISVEYLETVIHDHNIEMEMVELKIDEGSCLVGRTLLTSGIKQQTGAIVLAILRENQVISNPSAGDEIYQGDLLIVLGLRDQLHRLEELAADFSNCKS, encoded by the coding sequence GTGGTTAGAAGGGTTTGGATAGCCTTTATCGCTTTACTTATTACAATAATCATAGGCACAGCTGGGCTAGTAATTACAGAGCATCTTACTATATCAAGGGCTATCTATCTTACAGTTCAGACAGTAACTACGGTGGGATTCGGAGACATTCAGGCTCAAACCGAAGCAGGCCATATCTTTTTAATATTCCTGATGCTGAGTGGAGCCGGTGCTATGTTATATTTTGCTGGACAATTAATGGCCTTTCTGATTGAGGGTCAGTTGGCTGGAGTATATTGGAGAAGAAAGATGAACAAAAAAATAGAAGCACTAGAAGATCATGTTATCGTTTGCGGAGCGGGACGTGTCGGCAGGCAAGTTGTTTACCGCCTTCGTAAAGAAGGTGCCCAATGTGTTGTAATAGAACAGAAGGAAGAGCTGGCTAACGAACTTATTGCAGAAGGCTTTCTAGTTATTAATAGTGATGCAACTCATGACGAAACCCTGAATAAAGCCGCCATAAGCAAGGCTAAGGGACTTATCTCTGCTCTTCCGGAGGATTCTCTAAATGTCTTTGTCACTTTGACGGCCAAAGGACTGAACCCTAATATTAATGTGGTAGCACGTATGGATCAGCCCGAGTCTGAAAAAAAGCTGCTTCGTGCAGGGGCTGATAAAGTCATTTCCCCTGCGACCTTAAGTGGTTGGAGGATGGCCATGTCCATATTAAAGCCTATTAGTGTAGAGTATCTGGAAACTGTTATTCATGACCATAATATCGAAATGGAAATGGTAGAACTGAAAATTGATGAAGGATCCTGTTTAGTTGGTAGAACCTTACTAACAAGTGGAATTAAACAACAAACAGGTGCAATTGTACTAGCTATCTTACGAGAAAATCAAGTAATCAGTAATCCCAGTGCTGGGGACGAAATATACCAGGGAGATCTATTAATTGTCTTAGGTTTAAGAGATCAATTACATCGGTTAGAAGAACTTGCCGCAGACTTCTCAAATTGTAAATCTTAA
- a CDS encoding PHP domain-containing protein, giving the protein MRSDLHIHTHESDGLLSVEEVISLAHANNVQTIAITDHESTQAVSKAEKLAEELNIKIIPGVELLTSYRGHEVHLLGYFNNVNHPLLQGRLKEIRTQRTNLAHDMVDCLISNGISLNWQDVEKEVGADGAVTKGHIMRAMYHQEDGNSSKNWREIAAHFRPGGIAHIPYLNHAFEDAVDLIFSCGGLPVIAHPGLLWDPQIVFSLLAYRPIGLEVYYGYWEKQTALIQYYTEVAEKNAIIATGGSDYHGPSGYVKLGQIDIPYENILKLRDYLTI; this is encoded by the coding sequence TTGAGGTCCGATTTACACATTCATACTCATGAGTCCGATGGCTTGCTTTCAGTAGAAGAGGTCATTAGCCTTGCTCATGCTAATAATGTTCAAACTATAGCAATTACGGACCATGAAAGCACGCAAGCCGTCAGCAAGGCTGAAAAACTTGCTGAAGAACTAAATATCAAAATCATCCCTGGTGTAGAATTATTAACAAGCTATCGAGGTCATGAGGTTCACCTTCTGGGGTATTTTAATAATGTTAATCATCCGCTTCTCCAAGGGCGTTTAAAAGAGATCCGAACACAGCGCACTAATTTAGCCCATGATATGGTTGATTGTTTAATTAGCAATGGAATATCTCTAAATTGGCAAGATGTTGAGAAAGAAGTCGGTGCCGATGGTGCCGTTACAAAGGGGCATATCATGAGAGCTATGTATCACCAGGAAGATGGCAACTCTTCTAAGAACTGGCGAGAGATAGCAGCACACTTTCGTCCAGGAGGAATAGCTCACATACCCTATTTAAACCATGCTTTCGAGGATGCTGTAGATTTAATATTCTCTTGTGGTGGACTTCCCGTTATAGCCCATCCAGGACTGCTATGGGATCCCCAAATAGTGTTTTCGTTATTGGCCTATCGTCCAATAGGACTTGAAGTATATTATGGATATTGGGAAAAACAAACGGCGCTGATTCAATATTACACGGAGGTTGCTGAAAAAAATGCAATTATAGCAACCGGCGGAAGTGATTATCATGGACCTTCAGGGTATGTAAAGCTGGGACAAATAGATATACCCTATGAAAATATCCTTAAGCTAAGGGATTACTTAACAATTTGA
- a CDS encoding 2-hydroxyacyl-CoA dehydratase has protein sequence MSKVLNIGLDVGSTTVKIVVLDNQKNILYKRYLRHFSNIRNTVITVLEDAKSVINGHLLTLMVTGSGGYNISQKLEKPFIQEVIACTNAIKIVIPNTDTAIELGGEDAKITFLGDSIEQRMNGTCAGGTGAFIDQMASLLQTDAPGLNELAKNYHHIYPIASRCGVFAKTDIQPLLNEGAAKEDIAVSVLQAVVNQTISGLAQGRPISGNVALLGGPLHFMSELRNRFIDTLKLEGNNVILPDNSQFFVAIGAALSSTEMVPFTVKSLFGKVPEIHKIDNSENHELEILFASKAEYDAFKKRHDEHKVSRVDIDNYQGNAYLGIDAGSTTTKLALVDEEGRLLYSYYGSNMGKPLESTIEALKGLYSKLHSGVKIVNSAVTGYGEQLIKAALRVDIGEIETVAHYTAANFFQPGVEFVLDIGGQDMKSLVIRDGVIESITLNEACSSGCGSFVETFANSLNMGVKEFAQLSERSRHPVDLGTRCTVFMNSKVKQAQKEGAEISDISAGISISVIKNALFKVIRLRSVEELGQKIVVQGGTFYNDAVLRALEIITKKEVVRPDIAGIMGAFGAALIARDQHELGCQTTLVQGHDLLNFTTKTTMKRCGLCGNNCLISIKHFSGGNEYISGNRCERGLGKDLIKSDIPNLYEYKYKRIFKYKPLTNEEATRGTIGIPRVLNIYEDYPFWFTFFTELGYRVLISGRSSNKIYELGMDTIPSDSACYPAKIAHGHIIDLIKKGINKIFYPCIPYARKEDQEADNHYNCPIVTSYPETINANMDSLREQQVTFYHPFLPLDMPGRMLKRLSVELEPEGIPKSELARALDKAYAELDRYKEDVRLKGEETINYVRENKIKGIVLVGRPYHIDPEINHGIPEMISSYGFAVLSEDSIQHLGNVERPLRVVDQWVYHSREYNAASYVAQQKDLELIQLNSFGCGLDAVTTDQIKEILEAYGKIYTVLKIDEINNLGAARIRLRSLIAAIKERDKRKFIPKKLSQYPKRAVFTKEMKKTHTILAPQMSPIHFQFFKTAFEDSGYSIEFLPSVDKSAVDEGLRYVHNDACYPAIIVVGQLMKALKSGDYDINNTSVIMTQTGGGCRATNYISFIRKALKDANMEHVPVIALNTGNSSGLETNPGFKFTIPMFNKIMRGLVYGDLLMRVLYRVRPYEKFPGSANLLYDYWVKRCQESLKNGNSKEHAENIRQIVADFDGLELYEDLVKPKVGVVGEILVKFHPTANNNIIELLEAEGAEAVVPDLTDFLLYGAFDNRIKYQQLSGSFWQMVSGYFSENRIESYRKVMKKALEASKRFEPPKPIEEIAKYAEKHLSLANQCGEGWFLTGEMVELIRSGVNNIVCLQPFACLPNHITGKGMIREIRRSYPKANIAAIDYDPGASEVNQLNRIKLMLAVATENIKKATLEDPPSALEKEKNLLEPKLSILSGESNLIECKLD, from the coding sequence ATGAGTAAAGTTTTGAATATTGGTTTGGATGTTGGCTCTACAACTGTTAAGATAGTTGTTTTAGATAATCAGAAAAACATTCTTTACAAGAGATATTTACGGCATTTTTCCAATATCCGAAACACAGTTATTACCGTACTGGAAGATGCAAAAAGTGTTATAAATGGACATTTACTAACCCTAATGGTCACTGGATCAGGCGGGTATAATATTTCTCAAAAACTAGAAAAGCCCTTTATTCAGGAAGTGATTGCCTGTACGAATGCAATCAAAATTGTAATTCCAAACACAGACACAGCTATTGAACTTGGCGGTGAGGATGCCAAGATAACTTTTTTGGGAGATTCTATCGAGCAAAGGATGAATGGCACCTGTGCTGGAGGTACTGGGGCTTTTATTGATCAAATGGCATCTTTATTACAGACTGACGCTCCCGGATTGAATGAACTTGCCAAAAACTATCATCACATTTATCCAATAGCTTCCAGATGCGGTGTATTTGCCAAGACAGACATACAGCCTTTACTAAATGAAGGAGCTGCCAAGGAGGACATTGCTGTTTCTGTTCTCCAAGCTGTTGTAAACCAAACTATAAGCGGACTTGCCCAAGGACGCCCCATTAGTGGAAACGTCGCCCTATTAGGTGGGCCTTTGCACTTTATGTCAGAGCTAAGAAATCGCTTTATTGACACCCTTAAACTAGAAGGCAATAATGTTATATTGCCGGATAATTCCCAATTTTTTGTGGCCATAGGTGCAGCATTATCATCGACTGAAATGGTTCCCTTTACAGTTAAAAGCTTGTTTGGCAAAGTACCTGAGATTCATAAAATCGATAACTCCGAAAACCACGAATTGGAAATCCTGTTTGCTTCAAAGGCAGAGTACGATGCTTTTAAGAAGAGACATGATGAGCATAAGGTATCGAGAGTAGATATAGATAATTATCAAGGAAATGCCTATCTGGGTATTGATGCCGGTTCAACAACTACTAAGCTTGCTCTTGTCGATGAAGAAGGGCGATTATTATATTCTTATTACGGAAGTAATATGGGTAAACCCTTAGAGTCTACGATAGAAGCACTAAAAGGCTTATACAGTAAACTACACAGTGGTGTAAAAATCGTAAATTCCGCTGTTACCGGCTATGGAGAACAGCTTATTAAAGCGGCTCTCAGGGTGGATATCGGAGAGATAGAAACTGTCGCCCACTACACAGCAGCAAACTTTTTTCAACCGGGAGTAGAGTTTGTTCTTGACATTGGTGGACAGGATATGAAAAGTTTGGTTATCCGTGATGGAGTGATTGAGTCAATTACCTTAAATGAAGCGTGCTCTTCAGGATGTGGATCCTTTGTAGAAACCTTTGCAAACTCCTTAAACATGGGCGTTAAGGAATTTGCTCAATTAAGCGAGAGATCCAGGCATCCGGTGGATCTTGGAACACGTTGTACAGTTTTTATGAACTCTAAAGTAAAGCAAGCTCAAAAGGAAGGGGCAGAAATTAGTGATATTTCTGCAGGAATATCCATTTCAGTCATTAAGAATGCCTTATTTAAAGTTATCCGGTTGCGAAGTGTAGAAGAACTGGGACAGAAAATTGTTGTCCAGGGAGGAACATTTTATAACGACGCTGTCCTCAGGGCTCTTGAAATAATTACCAAAAAAGAAGTTGTCAGACCGGATATTGCTGGGATTATGGGAGCATTTGGGGCTGCTTTAATCGCTAGAGATCAACATGAGCTTGGCTGTCAAACGACCCTGGTTCAGGGGCATGACTTGTTGAACTTCACTACAAAGACCACAATGAAACGTTGTGGATTATGTGGAAACAACTGCTTGATAAGCATCAAACACTTTTCTGGTGGAAATGAATATATTTCAGGAAATCGCTGCGAAAGAGGGTTGGGAAAAGACCTTATCAAAAGTGATATTCCTAATCTTTACGAGTACAAATACAAAAGAATCTTTAAATATAAACCTTTAACCAATGAAGAAGCAACGAGGGGAACTATTGGAATTCCCAGAGTTTTAAACATTTATGAGGACTATCCATTTTGGTTCACTTTTTTTACAGAATTAGGGTATCGCGTTCTGATTTCTGGTCGATCTTCTAATAAGATTTATGAACTGGGGATGGATACCATTCCTTCCGATTCTGCTTGTTACCCGGCTAAGATAGCCCATGGCCATATAATAGATTTAATTAAAAAAGGGATAAATAAGATATTCTATCCTTGTATCCCTTATGCTCGAAAGGAAGATCAAGAAGCTGACAATCACTATAATTGTCCGATAGTTACCTCTTATCCGGAAACTATTAACGCTAATATGGATAGCCTGAGAGAGCAACAGGTGACCTTTTATCATCCTTTCTTACCGTTGGATATGCCCGGGAGAATGCTAAAGCGACTCTCTGTAGAATTGGAACCTGAGGGAATACCCAAGTCCGAACTTGCGCGAGCTCTTGATAAAGCCTATGCAGAATTAGATCGATACAAAGAGGATGTCAGATTAAAAGGGGAAGAAACTATAAACTATGTTCGAGAAAACAAAATCAAAGGGATTGTTCTCGTTGGCAGACCTTATCACATTGATCCTGAAATAAATCATGGCATACCCGAGATGATAAGTTCCTATGGTTTTGCAGTTCTATCTGAAGATTCAATTCAACACTTGGGTAATGTTGAAAGGCCATTACGAGTTGTTGATCAGTGGGTTTATCATTCCAGAGAATATAATGCAGCAAGTTATGTAGCTCAGCAAAAAGATTTAGAATTAATTCAGCTAAACTCATTCGGCTGTGGACTAGATGCCGTGACGACAGATCAGATAAAAGAAATTCTTGAAGCCTACGGAAAAATTTATACAGTCCTCAAAATTGATGAGATTAATAATCTGGGAGCAGCGAGGATTCGTTTGCGTTCTTTAATCGCTGCAATTAAAGAACGTGATAAAAGGAAATTCATCCCTAAGAAGCTTTCCCAATATCCTAAGAGAGCTGTCTTTACAAAAGAGATGAAGAAAACACACACGATATTAGCCCCCCAAATGTCGCCTATTCATTTTCAATTCTTTAAGACTGCCTTTGAAGATTCTGGGTATAGTATAGAATTTTTGCCCTCTGTAGATAAATCAGCAGTTGATGAAGGCTTAAGGTATGTCCATAATGACGCTTGTTACCCAGCCATTATTGTAGTAGGTCAGTTAATGAAGGCCTTAAAATCAGGAGACTATGATATAAACAACACTTCGGTGATAATGACACAAACGGGTGGAGGCTGTCGAGCTACAAACTATATTTCCTTTATCCGAAAAGCCTTAAAAGATGCGAACATGGAACATGTCCCAGTCATAGCTTTGAATACAGGAAATTCATCCGGCCTGGAAACGAATCCAGGGTTCAAATTTACTATTCCAATGTTTAATAAGATTATGCGAGGACTAGTTTACGGAGATTTATTAATGAGAGTATTATATAGGGTGCGTCCTTATGAAAAATTTCCGGGCTCAGCAAATCTCTTGTATGACTATTGGGTGAAACGGTGCCAAGAATCTCTAAAAAATGGGAATAGTAAAGAACACGCCGAGAACATCCGCCAAATTGTGGCAGATTTTGATGGTTTAGAACTATACGAGGATTTGGTCAAGCCGAAGGTTGGTGTTGTCGGTGAAATATTAGTTAAGTTTCACCCGACAGCCAATAATAATATCATAGAATTGTTGGAAGCTGAAGGAGCCGAGGCTGTAGTTCCCGACTTAACTGACTTTCTTTTATATGGTGCCTTTGATAACCGAATAAAATATCAGCAATTATCGGGCAGCTTTTGGCAGATGGTTTCAGGTTATTTTTCGGAGAATCGAATTGAATCTTATCGAAAAGTTATGAAGAAGGCACTTGAAGCCAGCAAACGTTTTGAACCACCTAAACCAATCGAAGAAATTGCTAAGTACGCTGAAAAACACCTTTCGCTAGCCAATCAGTGTGGTGAGGGGTGGTTCCTGACAGGAGAGATGGTTGAACTGATCCGCAGTGGGGTAAATAATATCGTTTGTCTACAACCCTTTGCTTGCTTGCCGAATCATATTACCGGCAAAGGCATGATCAGAGAAATCAGACGCTCCTACCCGAAGGCCAACATTGCGGCAATTGATTATGACCCGGGAGCAAGTGAAGTCAATCAACTTAATCGAATTAAACTTATGCTTGCAGTGGCTACGGAAAATATTAAAAAAGCCACTCTCGAAGATCCTCCTTCAGCCTTAGAAAAAGAGAAAAATTTACTCGAACCTAAGCTCTCTATTTTAAGTGGAGAATCAAACTTAATTGAGTGTAAACTAGATTAA
- a CDS encoding TetR/AcrR family transcriptional regulator: MCTTEDKIIDAAIVLFSQKGYTAVTTKEIAKEAGVSEMTLFRHFENKHNLFERAFDRFVFTPKFIALFENLEWNLERDLFNICSSYQDVLRKNQKIILMHLKNDEFNPQFEKMLSKFPNEFKNLLSSYFEEMRNRGVIVENPETLAVSFLATNFGLFFTSLVMSKLTFNTDLQTCISNYVKIFTKGISLQK; this comes from the coding sequence ATGTGTACTACAGAAGATAAAATAATTGATGCAGCAATTGTCCTCTTCTCACAAAAAGGTTATACTGCTGTAACCACTAAAGAAATTGCCAAAGAAGCAGGCGTTAGTGAAATGACCCTTTTTAGACACTTCGAAAACAAGCATAATCTATTTGAAAGAGCATTTGATAGATTTGTTTTCACGCCGAAATTTATTGCTCTTTTTGAAAACCTAGAATGGAATTTAGAACGAGACCTATTCAATATATGTTCTTCCTACCAAGATGTATTAAGAAAAAACCAAAAAATCATTTTGATGCACTTAAAGAATGATGAATTTAATCCTCAATTTGAAAAAATGTTATCGAAGTTTCCGAATGAGTTTAAGAATCTTTTGAGTAGTTATTTCGAAGAAATGCGGAATAGAGGTGTCATAGTTGAGAACCCGGAAACCTTAGCCGTTAGCTTTTTAGCAACTAACTTTGGCTTATTTTTCACATCATTAGTAATGAGCAAGCTAACATTTAACACGGATCTTCAGACATGTATTTCAAATTATGTTAAAATATTTACAAAGGGCATAAGCCTTCAAAAGTAA
- the fusA gene encoding elongation factor G: protein MKTYDTKQLRNVCLVGHGGAGKTSLAETFLFNSGAINRIGKVSEGNTISDYLPEEVKHKVSISTSLIPFEWQGVKVNVLDSPGYLDFLGEVKSALRVVECGVLVLCGTAGLEVQAEIAWGLMEEQKLPRIIVINKLDRKNANYHKVLDQLKDAYPQAKLVPVQIPLGQESGFTGLIDILDNKVYEYDLDGSGKYSTKEVPDEYKEEVDLLREQLSEVVAEADDELLMKYLEGEGLTEADLQNALQLGLKQNLVIPVLCASVSRNIGVSKLMDFLAKYAPVPEVVSETSALVFKTLTDPYVGKMSYFRVYGGKIKAESLVYNSSRDVEEKIGQPFYLRGKTQEPIGFVCAGDIAVIAKLQEVKTGDTLCGKDHPLRLAGIDFPIPTLSVAIQPKTKGDEDKLSSALSRLLEEDPTIIKTKNTETKELILTGLGEMQIDILQEKLARKFGVEVTLKVPRVPYRETIRKAVKVEGKHKKQTGGHGQYGHVWINLEPLEGSDFEFTESIFGGAVPKQYIPAVEKGIREAMAEGAMVGYPVTDIKVTLCDGSYHAVDSSEMAFKLAAIMAFRKGVEQAKPTLLEPVVEIEVRVPEAFMGDVIADLNGKRGRVLGMDSSGKTPSIRAHVPQAEMMRYAIDLRSLTQGKGSFTMSFLRYEEVPSKISEALINQLKTANN from the coding sequence TTGAAAACCTATGACACTAAACAACTTCGCAATGTTTGTCTAGTTGGGCACGGCGGAGCAGGAAAGACTTCCCTGGCGGAAACCTTTCTCTTTAATTCAGGTGCGATCAATCGTATTGGTAAAGTTTCTGAAGGAAACACAATCTCAGATTATCTACCCGAAGAAGTAAAACACAAGGTGTCAATAAGTACGAGTCTTATTCCATTTGAGTGGCAAGGTGTCAAAGTAAATGTCCTTGATAGTCCAGGTTATTTAGATTTTTTAGGTGAAGTAAAGAGTGCCCTGCGTGTGGTCGAGTGTGGAGTACTAGTACTCTGCGGAACAGCTGGGCTTGAAGTTCAAGCAGAAATAGCTTGGGGTCTGATGGAAGAACAAAAATTACCTAGGATTATTGTTATTAATAAACTAGATCGTAAGAATGCTAATTACCATAAGGTCTTGGATCAACTCAAAGATGCTTATCCCCAGGCCAAGCTTGTTCCTGTTCAAATACCCCTAGGGCAAGAATCTGGTTTTACAGGACTCATAGACATTCTGGATAACAAAGTCTATGAATATGACTTGGACGGCAGTGGGAAGTACTCAACTAAAGAAGTTCCAGATGAGTACAAGGAAGAAGTTGATCTTCTAAGAGAGCAATTGTCTGAAGTAGTGGCCGAAGCAGACGATGAATTACTAATGAAATATCTGGAAGGAGAGGGGTTGACCGAGGCGGACTTACAGAATGCCTTGCAGTTAGGGTTAAAGCAAAATCTTGTGATTCCCGTGCTCTGCGCTTCAGTGAGCAGGAATATTGGAGTTTCAAAGCTTATGGACTTCCTGGCAAAATACGCTCCAGTACCGGAAGTAGTCTCGGAAACATCAGCCCTTGTGTTTAAAACCTTAACGGATCCTTATGTTGGGAAGATGTCCTACTTCCGTGTTTATGGGGGGAAAATCAAAGCAGAGTCCTTAGTCTATAATTCTAGTCGTGATGTAGAAGAAAAAATTGGACAGCCGTTTTATCTTAGAGGTAAAACTCAAGAGCCTATCGGGTTCGTGTGTGCAGGAGACATTGCAGTGATCGCAAAGCTGCAAGAGGTGAAAACTGGAGATACCTTATGTGGAAAAGACCACCCTTTAAGGCTTGCGGGGATTGATTTTCCCATTCCTACTCTGTCAGTAGCTATCCAACCCAAAACTAAAGGGGATGAGGATAAGCTTAGCAGTGCATTATCACGCTTGCTTGAAGAAGATCCGACGATAATAAAAACTAAAAACACAGAAACAAAAGAGTTGATTTTGACAGGATTAGGAGAGATGCAAATCGATATTCTTCAAGAAAAACTTGCCAGGAAGTTTGGCGTAGAGGTTACGTTAAAAGTTCCCCGAGTTCCCTATCGTGAAACGATTCGTAAGGCAGTTAAAGTTGAAGGAAAGCACAAAAAACAAACGGGTGGTCATGGTCAATATGGTCACGTATGGATTAACTTAGAGCCATTAGAAGGAAGTGACTTTGAATTTACAGAGTCGATTTTTGGTGGCGCAGTTCCCAAACAATATATTCCAGCGGTAGAAAAAGGAATTAGGGAAGCAATGGCCGAAGGGGCAATGGTAGGATACCCTGTAACGGACATTAAGGTTACCCTTTGTGATGGTTCATATCATGCCGTAGATTCTTCGGAAATGGCCTTTAAGCTTGCTGCGATTATGGCATTCCGTAAAGGTGTAGAGCAAGCCAAACCCACCCTGCTAGAGCCGGTTGTTGAAATTGAAGTGCGGGTTCCTGAAGCCTTCATGGGTGATGTAATTGCTGACCTAAATGGGAAAAGAGGGCGAGTGTTAGGAATGGATAGCAGTGGAAAAACGCCATCTATTCGCGCTCATGTACCGCAGGCTGAAATGATGCGCTATGCCATAGATTTAAGAAGTTTAACTCAAGGAAAGGGTTCATTCACCATGAGTTTTCTTAGATATGAAGAAGTCCCCAGCAAGATAAGCGAGGCATTAATCAATCAATTAAAAACCGCCAACAATTAA
- the iadA gene encoding beta-aspartyl-peptidase has product MWKLFKNAKLYCPNLSTETDVLIVGTSIAAIGKDLTLPYFVDGKVIDLQGKVLVPGFIDAHVHICGGGGEAGPASRTPALQLSQLTRTGTTTVVGCLGTDSISRSMAELLVKANALQEEGLSTYIYSGAYHVPMRTLLPSLEQDLVLISKVIGAGEIAISDHRSAQPQISELQHLAAEARVGGMLGGKAGVVHIHLGEGKQGLKPIWTILEHTDIPITQFVPTHINRTRSLLDQGIQFLLAGGNIDLTAGCDDFSVDLRVPAVLRMLNERHLLNDRVTVTSDGNGSMPRYNDAGALIGMGVGSVEVLWRDIRTAVLEGLPLDVALRTITANVANILCLKNKGMIRVGYDADLVVLNNDLEVEAVWALGKCMVLDKQPQVWGTYEQSNL; this is encoded by the coding sequence TTGTGGAAACTCTTTAAAAACGCTAAGCTTTATTGTCCTAACCTTTCAACGGAAACTGATGTCTTAATTGTAGGGACTAGTATTGCTGCCATCGGAAAAGATCTAACCCTTCCCTATTTTGTAGATGGAAAAGTGATCGACCTTCAAGGAAAAGTATTAGTGCCAGGTTTTATTGATGCCCATGTACATATATGCGGAGGAGGAGGAGAAGCAGGGCCAGCTTCCCGTACTCCTGCACTCCAGCTTTCGCAGCTTACCCGTACTGGAACTACTACAGTCGTAGGTTGTCTGGGTACTGATTCCATATCTCGATCTATGGCTGAACTGTTGGTGAAGGCGAATGCCCTTCAGGAAGAAGGGTTAAGCACCTATATCTATAGTGGGGCTTATCACGTGCCGATGAGAACTTTATTGCCAAGCTTGGAACAAGATTTAGTATTGATTTCAAAGGTTATAGGGGCAGGAGAAATTGCTATTTCGGATCATCGCTCAGCCCAACCTCAAATCAGCGAACTCCAACATTTAGCTGCAGAGGCCCGAGTAGGTGGCATGCTGGGGGGGAAGGCTGGAGTTGTACATATACATCTCGGTGAGGGAAAACAAGGCTTAAAGCCAATATGGACGATACTGGAACATACAGACATTCCTATCACTCAATTTGTTCCAACTCATATTAATAGAACCCGCAGTCTATTAGATCAAGGGATTCAATTTCTTTTAGCGGGAGGAAATATTGATCTGACGGCAGGGTGTGACGATTTTTCCGTTGACCTCCGAGTGCCTGCTGTTTTGAGAATGCTGAATGAGCGTCATTTGCTCAATGATCGAGTCACTGTAACATCCGACGGTAATGGAAGTATGCCTCGTTATAACGACGCTGGGGCGCTTATTGGCATGGGAGTAGGATCAGTAGAGGTTCTATGGCGGGATATAAGGACGGCGGTTTTAGAAGGTCTTCCTTTAGACGTCGCCTTACGAACAATTACAGCGAATGTAGCAAATATACTTTGTCTAAAGAATAAAGGAATGATTCGCGTTGGCTATGATGCTGACCTAGTGGTTTTAAATAATGATCTTGAGGTTGAAGCTGTCTGGGCCCTGGGAAAGTGCATGGTGCTCGACAAACAACCCCAAGTATGGGGAACTTACGAACAAAGCAATTTATAA